A portion of the Carassius carassius chromosome 42, fCarCar2.1, whole genome shotgun sequence genome contains these proteins:
- the LOC132123840 gene encoding claudin-11-like: MSHSCRLFCGFLMSCIGWSCIIIATSTNDWVLSCKYGMHTCRKMDELETKGLWTECVISTARYHCISLNQILDIPAYIQTSRALMVSASLLGLPALALVLLAMPCVKLSQESEDTKHRRAVLGGLLILFISLCGMVSTVWFPIGVLHEDGLMSFGFSLYAGWIGSALCFFGSSVMICCSRGDDPSQNLENRYYYSKHSGVTNSGPSINSHAKSAHV; the protein is encoded by the exons ATGTCTCATAGCTGTCGTCTGTTCTGTGGTTTTTTAATGAGCTGCATCGGCTGGAGTTGTATTATAATAGCGACCTCAACTAACGACTGGGTGCTGAGCTGTAAGTACGGCATGCACACCTGCAGGAAGATGGATGAGCTGGAGACCAAGGGCTTGTGGACCGAGTGTGTCATCTCTACTGCTCGATATCACTGCATCTCACTCAACCAGATCCTCGATATACCAG CTTACATCCAGACGTCGCGCGCTCTGATGGTCTCCGCCTCTTTACTCGGACTGCCCGCTCTGGCGCTCGTGCTGCTCGCGATGCCATGCGTCAAACTGAGCCAAGAGAGCGAAGACACCAAACACAGACGCGCAGTCCTGGGAGGACTCCTTATACTGTTCATAT CTCTGTGTGGGATGGTGTCCACGGTGTGGTTCCCTATTGGTGTGCTTCATGAAGATGGCCTGATGTCGTTCGGATTCTCTCTGTATGCTGGCTGGATCGGTTCAGCCCTTTGTTTTTTTGGCAGCTCGGtgatgatttgttgctcaagggGTGATGACCCAAGTCAAAATCTTGAAAACCGCTACTACTACTCAAAACACAGTGGGGTTACTAACTCCGGCCCTTCTATAAACAGTCACGCCAAGAGCGCACATGTGTGA
- the LOC132124102 gene encoding polyhomeotic-like protein 3 isoform X1 codes for MDKDPQTKAEPAKSTVNTMTTTAVNPSHQANGGPKTPPALTTVTTFHNQPTPTNRKVVQVNLSGDRLAPSFSPSERVNQASSSLQGPKTISLPNAPGSTPLVRGCQNPNTATAVRKISPQALLLGKSPSTSQAQMLLRAQMLILTSAVRPDVPALSSSSSSYPSSSSSPRFPSTQLQSLTLRPPPPGTLTIPPNLPLKPTTSSQPPPLSCPRLQTFHLRPSQPVNAPGKDGATKTESPASQTALTKSPVRHLTVPPPSLYAPAQAHALAKQKLNSSVLKRPHSQISIPQHPFSQRHTPPKSPPATPKKPLPELKRCPSTHPSQSMSAQSASVPITVPSPARSHLPATLTLPLRSSPPGGSLLATKQLLRIALSSASQCTNGQSKTTTVSPPHDLIQSKPLVSPVLSKPECPTQPLRTPNPCPQLVQLSPSRQTTAATPLITTPQLASPPSPVLPLVSTSSILAPLQSPLTSQSPTKSAEASKEPKDRKEEQKEGDVPEQIPEDLKCPGPQEKITQAVAIDQPSIETSEKVLDKMTVFTEDSRIDSQMKTSQKNEPLSSSVAPWPAEKDDQCEETSTQSDNHSAISSLSSDMSPIQSSITQPLDMSPVDSCFPPKFHPVLDRPPVQPPTVSQMKATEAQQPSGAVKPLVLTHLVEGFIIQEGLEPFPVSRSSLMVGPVLESGVNGVMEAELIPSSSEPPEDSTDSDDGVTNNGVGRSHKIVLQCQFCKRKGTAQTFPRSKRFCSKSCAKRFSYTKRFRTLRRCVSEGGHRSELNGAEENFHQAKHGTTEQWRILQQPPQEGEDGTAAPMKTRLRRHTEQEREREIRVRQTVEETRSAPTSPTDPMSPTDVSPYPKPAQWSVDQVSSFISNLPGCQDIAESFRAQEIDGQALLLLTEDHLMSAMNVKLGPALKICARINSLKEGGR; via the exons ATGGACAAGGACCCCCAAACTAAAGCAGAACCTGCAAAGAGCACAGTCAACACCATGACCACCACAGCGGTGAACCCTTCCCATCAGGCCAATGGCGGACCGAAAACTCCTCCTGCGCTCACAACTGTAACCACCTTCCACAATCAACCCACCCCCACCAACAGAAAAGTAGTGCAG GTGAATCTGTCTGGAGACCGACTGGCACCTTCTTTTTCACCAAGTGAGAGAGTCAACCAAGCTTCATCTTCATTGCAGGGCCCAAAAACG ATTTCTCTACCCAACGCTCCTGGATCAACACCCCTTGTAAGAGGATGTCAGAATCCAAACACTGCTACGGCCGTGCGTAAAATCTCCCCTCAAGCACTACTTCTGGGGAAGAGCCCAAGTACAAGTCAGGCTCAGATGCTCCTGAGGGCCCAGATG TTGATTCTAACGTCTGCTGTGCGGCCTGATGTACCtgccctctcctcctcctcttcctcctacccctcctcctcttcctcacctCGATTTCCCTCCACACAG CTCCAGAGTCTGACTCTCCGTCCACCTCCACCTGGCACCCTTACCATCCCTCCGAACTTACCACTAAAACCCACAACGTCAAGCCAACCCCCTCCTCTTTCATGCCCAAGATTACAGACCTTCCATCTGAGACCCAGCCAGCCAGTAAATGCTCCAGGGAAGGATGGAGCTACTAAGACAGAAAGCCCAGCATCTCAAACAGCTCTAACGAAATCACCCGTTCGCCATCTTACAGTTCCACCTCCAT CCCTGTATGCACCTGCACAGGCCCATGCCTTAGCGAAGCAGAAGCTGAACAGCAGCGTTCTCAAGAGACCCCACAGCCAGATCAGCATCCCCCAGCACCCCTTCAGTCAGAGGCATACACCCCCGAAATCTCCCCCTGCAACACCAAAGAAGCCTCTTCCTGAGTTAAAGCGCTGCCCGTCCACCCACCCATCCCAAAGCATGTCAGCACAGAGCGCTTCAGTGCCCATCACTGTTCCTTCTCCCGCGAGGTCTCATCTACCCGCTACCCTGACTTTGCCCTTGAGGTCTTCCCCACCTGGTGGGTCCTTACTGGCTACAAAACAGCTGCTGAGGATTGCGTTGTCTTCTGCATCCCAGTGCACCAATGGCCAATCAAAAACAACCACTGTGTCCCCGCCCCATGATCTCATCCAATCAAAGCCGCTTGTCTCGCCAGTGCTCTCTAAACCAGAGTGCCCCACCCAGCCGCTACGGACTCCAAACCCATGCCCACAGCTGGTGCAACTGTCACCCTCCAGACAAACCACAGCGGCCACACCTCTCATCACCACCCCACAGCTGGCGTCCCCTCCGTCTCCAGTGCTGCCCCTGGTGTCCACCAGCAGCATTCTCGCACCGCTGCAGTCCCCTTTGACCTCACAGAGTCCAACAAAATCGGCCGAGGCATCAAAAGAGCCAAAAGATAGAAAGGAAGAGCAAAAGGAGGGAGATGTACCAGAACAGATTCCTGAAGATCTGAAATGTCCAGGACCCCAAGAGAAAATCACCCAGGCTGTCGCCATAGATCAGCCGTCAATTGAAACTTCAGAGAAG GTCTTGGACAAGATGACAGTCTTCACAGAGGATTCAAGGATAGACAGCCAGATGAAGACTTCACAGAAGAATGAGCCCCTCTCGTCCTCAGTCGCACCATGGCCAGCTGAGAAAGATGACCAGTGTGAGGAAACGTCCACCCAGTCAGACAATCACTCAG CAATCTCCAGCCTCTCCTCTGACATGTCACCCATCCAGTCCTCCATCACTCAGCCATTAGATATGTCCCCTGTGGACAGCTGCTTTCCTCCAAAGTTTCATCCTGTGCTAGATAGGCCACCAGTTCAGCCTCCCACCGTCAGTCAGATGAAGGCCACAGAGGCTCAGCAACCATCAGGAGCAGTCAAACCTTTGGTTCTGACACACCTGGTGGAAGGATTTATCATACAGGAGGGACTGGAGCCATTTCCG GTGAGCAGGTCATCTCTGATGGTGGGTCCTGTCCTAGAATCTGGGGTGAATGGGGTGATGGAAGCAGAACTCATCCCTTCTAGTTCAGAACCTCCAGAGGACTCCACAGACTCAGATGATGGAGTTACAAACA ATGGTGTCGGACGCTCCCACAAGATTGTTCTGCAGTGCCAGTTTTGCAAGAGGAAAGGCACCGCCCAAACATTCCCACGCTCCAAACGCTTCTGCTCCAAATCCTGTGCCAAAAG GTTCAGTTACACCAAACGTTTCCGCACGCTCAGACGCTGTGTAAGTGAGGGGGGCCATCGATCTGAGCTCAATGGTGCCGAAGAAAATTTCCACCAG GCCAAACATGGCACCACAGAGCAGTGGAGAATCCTTCAACAGCCGCCACAAGAAGGGGAAGATGGGACGGCTGCTCCGATGAAAACCAGGCTCCGCAGACACACGGAACAGGAACGGGAGCGAGAGATTAGAGTCAGGCAAACGGTAGAGGAGACAAGAAGTGCTCCAACTTCACCCACAGATCCTATGTCTCCCACTGATGTCTCCCCCTACCCCAAACCAGCTCAGTGGTCAGTGGATCAAGTGTCAAGCTTCATATCCAATTTACCAG GATGTCAAGACATTGCAGAATCCTTCAGAGCCCAAGAGATTGACGGGCAGGCCTTGCTTCTGCTGACTGAAGACCATTTGATGAGCGCCATGAATGTCAAACTCGGCCCCGCTCTCAAAATATGCGCCCGCATCAACTCCTTGAAAGAAGGTGGAAGATAA
- the LOC132124102 gene encoding polyhomeotic-like protein 3 isoform X2, with the protein MDKDPQTKAEPAKSTVNTMTTTAVNPSHQANGGPKTPPALTTVTTFHNQPTPTNRKVVQVNLSGDRLAPSFSPSERVNQASSSLQGPKTISLPNAPGSTPLVRGCQNPNTATAVRKISPQALLLGKSPSTSQAQMLLRAQMLQSLTLRPPPPGTLTIPPNLPLKPTTSSQPPPLSCPRLQTFHLRPSQPVNAPGKDGATKTESPASQTALTKSPVRHLTVPPPSLYAPAQAHALAKQKLNSSVLKRPHSQISIPQHPFSQRHTPPKSPPATPKKPLPELKRCPSTHPSQSMSAQSASVPITVPSPARSHLPATLTLPLRSSPPGGSLLATKQLLRIALSSASQCTNGQSKTTTVSPPHDLIQSKPLVSPVLSKPECPTQPLRTPNPCPQLVQLSPSRQTTAATPLITTPQLASPPSPVLPLVSTSSILAPLQSPLTSQSPTKSAEASKEPKDRKEEQKEGDVPEQIPEDLKCPGPQEKITQAVAIDQPSIETSEKVLDKMTVFTEDSRIDSQMKTSQKNEPLSSSVAPWPAEKDDQCEETSTQSDNHSAISSLSSDMSPIQSSITQPLDMSPVDSCFPPKFHPVLDRPPVQPPTVSQMKATEAQQPSGAVKPLVLTHLVEGFIIQEGLEPFPVSRSSLMVGPVLESGVNGVMEAELIPSSSEPPEDSTDSDDGVTNNGVGRSHKIVLQCQFCKRKGTAQTFPRSKRFCSKSCAKRFSYTKRFRTLRRCVSEGGHRSELNGAEENFHQAKHGTTEQWRILQQPPQEGEDGTAAPMKTRLRRHTEQEREREIRVRQTVEETRSAPTSPTDPMSPTDVSPYPKPAQWSVDQVSSFISNLPGCQDIAESFRAQEIDGQALLLLTEDHLMSAMNVKLGPALKICARINSLKEGGR; encoded by the exons ATGGACAAGGACCCCCAAACTAAAGCAGAACCTGCAAAGAGCACAGTCAACACCATGACCACCACAGCGGTGAACCCTTCCCATCAGGCCAATGGCGGACCGAAAACTCCTCCTGCGCTCACAACTGTAACCACCTTCCACAATCAACCCACCCCCACCAACAGAAAAGTAGTGCAG GTGAATCTGTCTGGAGACCGACTGGCACCTTCTTTTTCACCAAGTGAGAGAGTCAACCAAGCTTCATCTTCATTGCAGGGCCCAAAAACG ATTTCTCTACCCAACGCTCCTGGATCAACACCCCTTGTAAGAGGATGTCAGAATCCAAACACTGCTACGGCCGTGCGTAAAATCTCCCCTCAAGCACTACTTCTGGGGAAGAGCCCAAGTACAAGTCAGGCTCAGATGCTCCTGAGGGCCCAGATG CTCCAGAGTCTGACTCTCCGTCCACCTCCACCTGGCACCCTTACCATCCCTCCGAACTTACCACTAAAACCCACAACGTCAAGCCAACCCCCTCCTCTTTCATGCCCAAGATTACAGACCTTCCATCTGAGACCCAGCCAGCCAGTAAATGCTCCAGGGAAGGATGGAGCTACTAAGACAGAAAGCCCAGCATCTCAAACAGCTCTAACGAAATCACCCGTTCGCCATCTTACAGTTCCACCTCCAT CCCTGTATGCACCTGCACAGGCCCATGCCTTAGCGAAGCAGAAGCTGAACAGCAGCGTTCTCAAGAGACCCCACAGCCAGATCAGCATCCCCCAGCACCCCTTCAGTCAGAGGCATACACCCCCGAAATCTCCCCCTGCAACACCAAAGAAGCCTCTTCCTGAGTTAAAGCGCTGCCCGTCCACCCACCCATCCCAAAGCATGTCAGCACAGAGCGCTTCAGTGCCCATCACTGTTCCTTCTCCCGCGAGGTCTCATCTACCCGCTACCCTGACTTTGCCCTTGAGGTCTTCCCCACCTGGTGGGTCCTTACTGGCTACAAAACAGCTGCTGAGGATTGCGTTGTCTTCTGCATCCCAGTGCACCAATGGCCAATCAAAAACAACCACTGTGTCCCCGCCCCATGATCTCATCCAATCAAAGCCGCTTGTCTCGCCAGTGCTCTCTAAACCAGAGTGCCCCACCCAGCCGCTACGGACTCCAAACCCATGCCCACAGCTGGTGCAACTGTCACCCTCCAGACAAACCACAGCGGCCACACCTCTCATCACCACCCCACAGCTGGCGTCCCCTCCGTCTCCAGTGCTGCCCCTGGTGTCCACCAGCAGCATTCTCGCACCGCTGCAGTCCCCTTTGACCTCACAGAGTCCAACAAAATCGGCCGAGGCATCAAAAGAGCCAAAAGATAGAAAGGAAGAGCAAAAGGAGGGAGATGTACCAGAACAGATTCCTGAAGATCTGAAATGTCCAGGACCCCAAGAGAAAATCACCCAGGCTGTCGCCATAGATCAGCCGTCAATTGAAACTTCAGAGAAG GTCTTGGACAAGATGACAGTCTTCACAGAGGATTCAAGGATAGACAGCCAGATGAAGACTTCACAGAAGAATGAGCCCCTCTCGTCCTCAGTCGCACCATGGCCAGCTGAGAAAGATGACCAGTGTGAGGAAACGTCCACCCAGTCAGACAATCACTCAG CAATCTCCAGCCTCTCCTCTGACATGTCACCCATCCAGTCCTCCATCACTCAGCCATTAGATATGTCCCCTGTGGACAGCTGCTTTCCTCCAAAGTTTCATCCTGTGCTAGATAGGCCACCAGTTCAGCCTCCCACCGTCAGTCAGATGAAGGCCACAGAGGCTCAGCAACCATCAGGAGCAGTCAAACCTTTGGTTCTGACACACCTGGTGGAAGGATTTATCATACAGGAGGGACTGGAGCCATTTCCG GTGAGCAGGTCATCTCTGATGGTGGGTCCTGTCCTAGAATCTGGGGTGAATGGGGTGATGGAAGCAGAACTCATCCCTTCTAGTTCAGAACCTCCAGAGGACTCCACAGACTCAGATGATGGAGTTACAAACA ATGGTGTCGGACGCTCCCACAAGATTGTTCTGCAGTGCCAGTTTTGCAAGAGGAAAGGCACCGCCCAAACATTCCCACGCTCCAAACGCTTCTGCTCCAAATCCTGTGCCAAAAG GTTCAGTTACACCAAACGTTTCCGCACGCTCAGACGCTGTGTAAGTGAGGGGGGCCATCGATCTGAGCTCAATGGTGCCGAAGAAAATTTCCACCAG GCCAAACATGGCACCACAGAGCAGTGGAGAATCCTTCAACAGCCGCCACAAGAAGGGGAAGATGGGACGGCTGCTCCGATGAAAACCAGGCTCCGCAGACACACGGAACAGGAACGGGAGCGAGAGATTAGAGTCAGGCAAACGGTAGAGGAGACAAGAAGTGCTCCAACTTCACCCACAGATCCTATGTCTCCCACTGATGTCTCCCCCTACCCCAAACCAGCTCAGTGGTCAGTGGATCAAGTGTCAAGCTTCATATCCAATTTACCAG GATGTCAAGACATTGCAGAATCCTTCAGAGCCCAAGAGATTGACGGGCAGGCCTTGCTTCTGCTGACTGAAGACCATTTGATGAGCGCCATGAATGTCAAACTCGGCCCCGCTCTCAAAATATGCGCCCGCATCAACTCCTTGAAAGAAGGTGGAAGATAA